From Primulina huaijiensis isolate GDHJ02 chromosome 15, ASM1229523v2, whole genome shotgun sequence, one genomic window encodes:
- the LOC140958560 gene encoding root phototropism protein 3-like yields the protein MSTQMQKPTVALPESITLSGKLSPLMAAEIWFDDACILDVDYFVKTLSSIKGKGVRPDLVGSIITHYASKWLPDMAADESERTMASFEHSPESITASCMKKRFFIETLVGILPQEKDSIPCNFLLRLLRVANMVNVDASCLEELEKRISWQLHQASLKELMIPCFSHTSTTLLNVELILRLVKKFLSSDEVSRTGAALSKVAKLVDCYLAEAAVDSQLMLPEFVSLAGVLPSYARSTDDGLYRAIDTYLKAHPGVSKQDRKRLCSLIDSRKLSSEASLHAAQNERLPVRAVIQVLLSEQSKVTKQIEWSGSLSGARSPGILGLELPARCLSKREMNVQQMEIKSLKEDVLRLQSQCIVMQRQIEKMLEKKKVYFSWKRLGFPVFRADKVGGVESEGELVVGGKTAGVTKPRLVRGRTSTKWRYSVS from the exons GGCTGCCGAAATCTGGTTCGATGATGCTTGCATACTAGACGTGGATTACTTTGTGAAGACACTTTCAAGCATAAAAGGGAAGGGGGTTAGACCAGACTTAGTGGGTTCAATCATCACACATTATGCTTCCAAATGGCTCCCAGATATGGCTGCAGATGAGTCGGAACGAACCATGGCCAGTTTCGAACACTCCCCCGAAAGTATCACAGCTTCATGTATGAAGAAAAGGTTCTTCATTGAAACTCTGGTTGGGATTCTTCCACAAGAAAAAGATTCAATCCCTTGTAACTTCTTGTTACGGTTGCTGCGTGTGGCTAACATGGTGAACGTGGACGCCAGTTGTCTCGAGGAGCTGGAGAAACGAATTTCTTGGCAGCTCCATCAGGCTTCTTTGAAGGAGTTGATGATACCTTGTTTTAGTCACACTAGTACTACACTTCTTAATGTTGAGTTAATTCTTCGGCTGGTTAAGAAATTTTTGAGTTCAGATGAAGTTTCGAGGACCGGAGCTGCCCTTTCGAAGGTGGCGAAACTTGTTGACTGTTACCTCGCAGAAGCGGCTGTGGATTCACAATTGATGTTGCCGGAATTCGTGAGTCTTGCTGGAGTGCTTCCTAGCTACGCACGTTCAACTGACGATGGCTTGTATCGAGCCATTGATACGTACCTTAAA GCACATCCCGGGGTTTCAAAGCAAGATAGAAAGAGACTCTGCAGCCTAATCGACAGCAGAAAGCTCTCATCGGAGGCGTCCCTTCACGCTGCTCAAAATGAGAGACTCCCTGTACGTGCCGTGATCCAAGTTCTCCTCTCAGAGCAAAGCAAGGTCACAAAGCAGATAGAATGGAGCGGATCATTGAGCGGAGCACGAAGCCCGGGGATCCTCGGGCTCGAGCTCCCGGCACGGTGCCTCTCGAAGCGTGAAATGAACGTGCAACAAATGGAGATCAAGAGTTTGAAAGAAGATGTCCTCAGGCTACAGAGCCAATGCATTGTAATGCAGAGACAGATTGAGAAAATGTTGGAGAAAAAGAAGGTCTATTTTAGTTGGAAGAGGCTCGGGTTTCCGGTGTTTAGGGCCGACAAAGTCGGAGGGGTCGAGAGTGAGGGCGAGCTCGTGGTCGGGGGAAAAACAGCCGGGGTCACCAAGCCGAGACTTGTGAGAGGTAGAACGTCCACCAAGTGGCGGTACTCCGTATCCTGA